One Brassica napus cultivar Da-Ae chromosome C2, Da-Ae, whole genome shotgun sequence DNA window includes the following coding sequences:
- the LOC125581846 gene encoding uncharacterized protein LOC125581846, translating to MDSTSAADNIREDAVSKVLGKDKPGRVRGFGRGITANKLAYLQFRDAKIAEMKSEIEELKGMVRELAEKKKSNVDAETSESSGGFKEGVRVQILDWIESEDVVVGEGEFCSAEPKYKIGRIPIGPNAVAIVVKYALSASASLWRPTTDVLTLDEAVGYKISWPMDKVILDKDPNCSEDLSMQSKEGEYRRCKIYDWTNDEDEVIAEGLVCSSKSKDMVNNIPLGPNAVSVEVVKVFNDQAYLWRPTADMFLIGDALSEKIAWPVLKVEVMPTPATEVTPTKCAGKKIASPSKPAKKKAVSPGSTSSTRSPKQKCTLLDCNNSGRKVAEGRVASTDPNELCHFVPLGPNASKVWIDVAKIGDAKVWRPNSEIEYISDAMGSVVAWPNDKIKFV from the exons ATGGACTCCACATCAGCTGCTGATAACATAAGGGAAGATGCTGTGAGCAAGGTTTTGGGAAAAGACAAACCTGGACGAGTAAGGGGCTTTGGTAGAGGGATTACAGCTAATAAGCTAGCATATCTGCAATTTAGAGACGCTAAGATTGCAGAAATGAAAAGTGAGATTGAAGAGTTAAAGGGGATGGTGCGAGAATTAGCTGAGAAGAAG AAAAGTAATGTTGATGCTGAAACATCTGAGAGTAGTGGTGGATTCAAAGAAGGAGTCAGAGTACAAATACTGGATTGGATTGAATCAGAGGATGTTGTTGTTGGTGAAGGAGAATTCTGCTCTGCTGAACCGAAGTACAAAATTGGTCGTATACCAATTGGTCCTAATGCAGTGGCTATCGTAGTTAAGTATGCACTAAGCGCATCAGCTTCACTCTGGAGGCCTACTACGGATGTGTTAACTCTTGATGAAGCTGTGGGATACAAGATATCTTGGCCAATGGATAAAGTGATTTTGGATAAGGATCCAAACTGTTCTGAAGATTTATCTAtg CAAAGCAAGGAAGGTGAATATCGAAGATGCAAGATATATGATTGGACCAATGATGAGGACGAGGTCATTGCTGAAGGTCTCGTGTGCTCTTCAAAATCCAAAGACATGGTTAACAACATACCTCTGGGTCCCAATGCTGTTAGTGTCGAAGTAGTGAAGGTGTTCAATGATCAAGCATATTTGTGGAGGCCAACCGCTGATATGTTCTTGATTGGTGATGCACTTAGCGAGAAAATAGCATGGCCAGTCCTAAAGGTTGAAGTCATGCCTACACCCGCTACAGAAGTAACACCAACTAAATGTGCAGGGAAGAAAATAGCATCACCTTCGAAGCCAGCCAAGAAAAAAGCAGTG AGTCCAGGCAGCACTAGTTCGACCAGAAGTCCGAAGCAGAAGTGCACTCTCTTGGATTGCAACAACTCTGGACGTAAGGTAGCTGAAGGAAGGGTAGCTTCAACGGATCCGAATGAGTTGTGCCACTTTGTACCCCTAGGTCCAAATGCAAGCAAGGTGTGGATTGATGTGGCTAAGATCGGTGATGCAAAAGTCTGGAGGCCAAATTCAGAGATTGAATACATATCTGATGCAATGGGTTCGGTTGTGGCATGGCCAAATGACAAAATCAAGTTTGTCTAA
- the LOC111203127 gene encoding uncharacterized protein LOC111203127: MDKSWIWLPRNSHEYSEGATNFVNSSAKRLGSLSEMLCPCRDCRNLSHQSLDKIVEHLVIRGMDKKYKSSRWSIHGEKRDSAEDSVLQYETEAFDLFKTIFSMDEGGPNPTTDNEDDEAPEEIEFKKKLRDAQTPLYSDCLKHTKVSAIMGLYRFKVKSGVSENYFDQLLVLLEDLLPEDNVLPKSLAAIKKFLKIFGFGYDSIHACKNDCILYRKEYENLESCPRCKVSRWEMDKHSNELKVGIPAKVLRYFPIKDRFRRMFRSQRMAEDLRWHYTNATEDGTMRHPVDSISWAQVNAKWPDFAADPRNLRLGISTDGMNPFSMQSTNHSTWPVLLVNYNTPPTMCMKAENIMLTLLIPGPTAPGNNIDVYLAPLIDDLKDLWAEGIEVYDSFAKENFNLRALLLWSISDYPALGTLSGCKVKGKQACNVCGKDTPARWLKFCRKFVYMSNRRRLPPGHRYRYKKAWFDNTVEEGNANRIQTGAEIYEILQAFTNDFGRPLEKEK; this comes from the exons ATGGATAAGTCGTGGATTTGGCTTCCAAG GAATAGCCACGAGTATTCAGAAGGAGCAACTAATTTTGTGAATTCGTCCGCAAAAAGATTGGGAAGTCTGTCTGAAATGCTATGCCCTTGTAGAGACTGCCGCAATCTGAGCCATCAGTCACTGGATAAAATTGTGGAGCATTTGGTGATTAGGGGTATGGATAAGAAGTATAAGAGTTCTCGTTGGAGTATTCATGGAGAAAAAAGAGATTCTGCAGAAGACagtgttcttcaatatgaaacAGAGGCGTTTGATTTGTTTAAGACAATATTCTCCATGGACGAAGGTGGTCCAAACCCGACAACTGACAACGAAGACGATGAAGCACCAGAGGAAATTGAGTTTAAGAAAAAGCTCAGAGACGCTCAAACGCCATTATACTCGGATTGTCTCAAGCACACAAAGGTTTCAGCTATCATGGGACTTTACAGATTCAAGGTTAAAAGTGGTGTGTCGGAGAACTACTTTGATCAGCTGTTGGTTTTACTTGAGGATTTGCTACCTGAAGACAATGTTCTTCCCAAGAGTTTAGCTGCAATCAAGAAATTTCTGAAGATCTTTGGGTTCGGCTACGACAGTATTCATGCTTGCAAGAATGATTGCATATTGTATAGGAAGGAGTATGAGAACCTAGAAAGCTGTCCAAGATGCAAAGTTTCAAGATGGGAAATGGATAAGCACAGTAATGAGTTAAAGGTGGGGATTCCGGCAAAGGTCCTTAGATATTTTCCAATCAAGGACAGGTTTAGGAGGATGTTTAGATCACAAAGGATGGCTGAAGATCTGCGTTGGCACTATACCAATGCCACTGAAGATGGTACAATGCGGCACCCTGTTGATTCTATCTCTTGGGCACAAGTGAATGCTAAATGGCCAGACTTTGCTGCTGATCCACGGAATCTTCGACTTGGGATTTCTACAGATGGGATGAACCCTTTCTCCATGCAAAGCACCAATCACAGCACATGGCCAGTGTTGTTAGTGAACTATAACACGCCTCCAACCATGTGTATGAAGGCTGAGAATATAATGCTGACTTTGTTGATCCCTGGTCCTACTGCTCCTGGTAACAACATTGATGTTTACCTAGCACCACTGATAGACGATCTAAAGGATTTGTGGGCTGAGGGTATTGAAGTGTATGACTCATTTGCGAAGGAGAACTTTAATCTCAGAGCCTTGCTGCTTTGGAGTATCAGTGACTATCCAGCCTTAGGAACACTGTCTGGATGTAAAGTAAAGGGGAAACAAGCCTGCAATGTATGTGGAAAGGATACACCTGCAAGGTGGCTTAAGTTTTGCCGCAAGTTTGTCTACATGAGTAACAGAAGAAGACTACCGCCTGGCCATCGTTACAGATATAAAAAAGCTTGGTTTGACAACACTGTGGAGGAAGGGAATGCTAATAGGATACAAACAGGCGCTGAGATATATGAGATACTACAAGCTTTTACGAATGA
- the LOC111203126 gene encoding uncharacterized protein LOC111203126, which yields MSSSSNVQKDGDVEMSDAAGASPSVLPAADENSSARAAARAVPSHIAEFFSFQSEMARCEVEDMANPTCGVSPRPEVPVEALTPEVLPVCDTIPAGGVVTMDVSVPEVEIQPSGSSTTPACVVDTEPVNESMPPPPAKRVIVLGLPAPSATPAAAPKSRKRSSTNPDAAKRKRCTEAGALPIKVSGSGLSSRHRTKVCFEQKPSLFLSALV from the coding sequence ATGTCTTCTTCCAGCAATGTCCAGAAGGATGGTGATGTTGAGATGAGCGACGCCGCCGGTGCAAGTCCGTCGGTTCTTCCTGCCGCTGACGAGAATTCCTCTGCTCGCGCTGCCGCTAGGGCTGTTCCATCTCACATTGCGGAGTTTTTCTCCTTCCAAAGTGAGATGGCCCGTTGCGAGGTTGAGGATATGGCGAACCCCACATGTGGCGTATCTCCAAGACCTGAGGTTCCAGTCGAGGCCCTAACTCCCGAGGTTCTCCCTGTGTGTGACACCATCCCTGCTGGTGGGGTGGTTACCATGGACGTGTCGGTGCCTGAGGTCGAAATTCAGCCATCCGGTTCCTCTACGACTCCGGCTTGTGTTGTTGATACCGAACCGGTTAACGAGTCGATGCCTCCTCCCCCAGCCAAGAGAGTGATCGTCTTAGGGCTGCCTGCTCCGAGCGCGACTCCGGCTGCTGCGCCGAAGAGTCGCAAGAGGTCGAGTACTAACCCGGATGCAGCCAAGAGGAAGAGATGCACCGAAGCTGGCGCTTTGCCTATCAAGGTGTCTGGTTCGGGTTTGTCGTCGCGACATCGCACCAAGGTTTGTTTCGAGCAAAAACCTTCTCTCTTTCTTAGTGCGCTCgtgtga